From Vespula vulgaris chromosome 11, iyVesVulg1.1, whole genome shotgun sequence, the proteins below share one genomic window:
- the LOC127067474 gene encoding uncharacterized protein LOC127067474 isoform X3, with the protein MELRLIGSQVEEALGDDRQAVLIQQLDLVSNALEALIHYIQSLQVTNLATQRIMDVGHLLINSRSSLSDGNSTSFKFLTGQIQQVENLENDCFIHQYLYFNDRVYQIENKEKCRASFLQDLKEHCSKSMTMSKQLRILIEEHKSRKEDFSIAAKNFQNFLNKSKLSSSQLEKLRRQYDTILEDYQESRQILDVRLPKVVNARLVTLHEGFGRIVEFFHDLDYFKEISEIFKQLKENLYVEDLVKEHNIAVEIPGNVETCQLCQTTNRVDKK; encoded by the exons ATGGAATTAAGGTTGATTGGAAGTCAGGTTGAAGAAGCCTTAGGCGATGACAGACAAGCAGTTTTGATACAACAGTTGGATCTTGTCAGCAATGCGCTCGAAGCATTAATCCATTACATCCAATCCTTACAAGTAACGAATTTAGCTACTCAAAGGATTATGGACGTTGGacatttgttaattaatagtCGTTCTTCTTTGAGCGATGGTAACTCAACaagtttcaaatttttaaCCGGACAGATTCAACAGGTAGAAAATTTAGAGAATGACTGTTTTATACatcaatatttatactttaatGATCGAGTTTATCAGatagagaataaagagaaatgtcGTGCATCGTTCTTACAAGACTTGAAGGAACACTGTTCGAAGAGCATGACGATGTCCAAACAATTACGTATTTTAATAGAGGAACataaatcaagaaaagaagatttctcCATCGCTGCGAAAaactttcaaaattttcttaataaatcaaaattgtCGTCGTcgcaattagaaaaattacgtCGACAATACGATACTATTTTAGAAGATTATCAAGAAAGTAGACAAATTTTGGACGTAAGATTGCCAAAAGTCGTGAACGC ACGATTGGTAACATTGCACGAAGGTTTTGGTAGGATAGTCGAATTTTTTCACGACTTggattatttcaaagaaatttcggaaatatttaaacaattgaAAGAGAATTTGTACGTCGAAGATTTAG TAAAAGAACACAATATTGCCGTAGAAATACCGGGGAACGTGGAAACGTGTCAATTGTGTCAAACAACAAATCGAgtcgataagaaataa
- the LOC127067474 gene encoding uncharacterized protein LOC127067474 isoform X1, whose translation MELRLIGSQVEEALGDDRQAVLIQQLDLVSNALEALIHYIQSLQVTNLATQRIMDVGHLLINSRSSLSDGNSTSFKFLTGQIQQVENLENDCFIHQYLYFNDRVYQIENKEKCRASFLQDLKEHCSKSMTMSKQLRILIEEHKSRKEDFSIAAKNFQNFLNKSKLSSSQLEKLRRQYDTILEDYQESRQILDVRLPKVVNAYVNRNSIIVSIHFEVNTVYVISFEKLVVLLKLERCCYGCRRLVTLHEGFGRIVEFFHDLDYFKEISEIFKQLKENLYVEDLVKEHNIAVEIPGNVETCQLCQTTNRVDKK comes from the exons ATGGAATTAAGGTTGATTGGAAGTCAGGTTGAAGAAGCCTTAGGCGATGACAGACAAGCAGTTTTGATACAACAGTTGGATCTTGTCAGCAATGCGCTCGAAGCATTAATCCATTACATCCAATCCTTACAAGTAACGAATTTAGCTACTCAAAGGATTATGGACGTTGGacatttgttaattaatagtCGTTCTTCTTTGAGCGATGGTAACTCAACaagtttcaaatttttaaCCGGACAGATTCAACAGGTAGAAAATTTAGAGAATGACTGTTTTATACatcaatatttatactttaatGATCGAGTTTATCAGatagagaataaagagaaatgtcGTGCATCGTTCTTACAAGACTTGAAGGAACACTGTTCGAAGAGCATGACGATGTCCAAACAATTACGTATTTTAATAGAGGAACataaatcaagaaaagaagatttctcCATCGCTGCGAAAaactttcaaaattttcttaataaatcaaaattgtCGTCGTcgcaattagaaaaattacgtCGACAATACGATACTATTTTAGAAGATTATCAAGAAAGTAGACAAATTTTGGACGTAAGATTGCCAAAAGTCGTGAACGCGTACGTAAACAGAAATAGCATTATCGTTTCTATTCATTTTGAGGTTAACACCGTATACGTCATATCCTTCGAAAAGTTAGTAGTTCTTCTTAAACTTGAACGTTGTTGTTATGGTTGCAGACGATTGGTAACATTGCACGAAGGTTTTGGTAGGATAGTCGAATTTTTTCACGACTTggattatttcaaagaaatttcggaaatatttaaacaattgaAAGAGAATTTGTACGTCGAAGATTTAG TAAAAGAACACAATATTGCCGTAGAAATACCGGGGAACGTGGAAACGTGTCAATTGTGTCAAACAACAAATCGAgtcgataagaaataa
- the LOC127067474 gene encoding uncharacterized protein LOC127067474 isoform X2, whose product MELRLIGSQVEEALGDDRQAVLIQQLDLVSNALEALIHYIQSLQVTNLATQRIMDVGHLLINSRSSLSDGNSTSFKFLTGQIQQIENKEKCRASFLQDLKEHCSKSMTMSKQLRILIEEHKSRKEDFSIAAKNFQNFLNKSKLSSSQLEKLRRQYDTILEDYQESRQILDVRLPKVVNAYVNRNSIIVSIHFEVNTVYVISFEKLVVLLKLERCCYGCRRLVTLHEGFGRIVEFFHDLDYFKEISEIFKQLKENLYVEDLVKEHNIAVEIPGNVETCQLCQTTNRVDKK is encoded by the exons ATGGAATTAAGGTTGATTGGAAGTCAGGTTGAAGAAGCCTTAGGCGATGACAGACAAGCAGTTTTGATACAACAGTTGGATCTTGTCAGCAATGCGCTCGAAGCATTAATCCATTACATCCAATCCTTACAAGTAACGAATTTAGCTACTCAAAGGATTATGGACGTTGGacatttgttaattaatagtCGTTCTTCTTTGAGCGATGGTAACTCAACaagtttcaaatttttaaCCGGACAGATTCAACAG atagagaataaagagaaatgtcGTGCATCGTTCTTACAAGACTTGAAGGAACACTGTTCGAAGAGCATGACGATGTCCAAACAATTACGTATTTTAATAGAGGAACataaatcaagaaaagaagatttctcCATCGCTGCGAAAaactttcaaaattttcttaataaatcaaaattgtCGTCGTcgcaattagaaaaattacgtCGACAATACGATACTATTTTAGAAGATTATCAAGAAAGTAGACAAATTTTGGACGTAAGATTGCCAAAAGTCGTGAACGCGTACGTAAACAGAAATAGCATTATCGTTTCTATTCATTTTGAGGTTAACACCGTATACGTCATATCCTTCGAAAAGTTAGTAGTTCTTCTTAAACTTGAACGTTGTTGTTATGGTTGCAGACGATTGGTAACATTGCACGAAGGTTTTGGTAGGATAGTCGAATTTTTTCACGACTTggattatttcaaagaaatttcggaaatatttaaacaattgaAAGAGAATTTGTACGTCGAAGATTTAG TAAAAGAACACAATATTGCCGTAGAAATACCGGGGAACGTGGAAACGTGTCAATTGTGTCAAACAACAAATCGAgtcgataagaaataa
- the LOC127067459 gene encoding myc box-dependent-interacting protein 1 isoform X5 → MDSLNEIYESQWTGHDLLYVQAQNLDMLWQDFTHKLADQVLVPLNTYQSQFPEMRKKIDKRGRKLVDYDSQRHNFQSLQCNLKKRDEIKVSRGKELLEEAKRTYEQLNSELHDELPALYDSRVLFLVTNLQTLFAAEQVFHAESAKVYSELEAIVDKLANESQRGSYTLKKNTEPQSPKSPNANSTLIINTQPAQNNISAGKNEFVGILPIMLDLSVEDSVPPARDTSPTTQLNGNANSNANSNDNSLNNQDASPQSTVVPTKCVEELYDIPVDVEYENGTNFSAGATTDNLPPGVLYRVKTTYKYSQEDVDELSFDVGEIIRVVKYDDPEEQEEGWLMGIKEGTNEKGMFPANFTKPL, encoded by the exons ATGGACTCCCTCAATGAAATCTATGAGAGTCAATGGACTGGTCATGATCTTCTTTATGTGCAAGCACAAAACTTGGATATGTTGTGGCAGGATTTTACTCACAAACTTGCGGACCAAGTATTGGTACCTCTCAACACATATCAAAGTCAATTTCCTGAAATGaga aaaaaaattgacaaaCGTGGACGAAAGCTGGTAGACTATGATAGTCAAAGACACAATTTCCAATCTCTCCAATGTAAtctaaaaaagagagatgaaattaAAGTATCTCGAGGCAAGGAACTTTTGGAAGAAGCAAAACGTACATACGAGCAACTAAACTCAGAACTTCACGACGAATTGCCAGCTTTGTACGATTCTCGTGTTTTATTCCTTGTTACCAATTTACAAACTTTATTCGCTGCTGAACAAGTTTTTCATGCCGAGAGTGCCAAG gTCTATTCCGAATTAGAGGCAATTGTTGATAAACTTGCCAATGAAAGTCAAAGAGGATCTTATACGTTGAAAAAGAACACCGAACCCCAATCGCCAAAATCACCAAATGCCAACTCAac CTTGATAATAAATACACAACCGGCACAAAACAACATCTCGGCAGGTAAAAACGAATTCGTTGGTATATTACCAATTATGCTTGATTTAT CTGTGGAGGACTCGGTGCCACCAGCTAGAGACACGTCGCCAACAACCCAATTAAATGGCAATGCTAACAGCAATGCTAATAGCAATGATAATTCTCTCAATAACCAGGATGCTTCTCCGCAAAGTACAGTCGTACCTACCAAATGTGTTGAAGAATTATATGATATTCCAGTCg ACGTGGAATATGAAAATGGTACCAATTTCTCTGCAGGGGCGACAACGGACAATTTGCCACCTGGTGTTTTGTATAGGGTCAAGACAACATATAAATACAGTCAGGAAGATGTGGATGAATTGTCCTTTGACGTTGGTGAAATAATACGCGTCGTAAAATATGATGACCCAGAAGAACAG GAGGAGGGCTGGTTAATGGGTATCAAAGAGGgtacgaatgaaaaaggaatGTTTCCAGCAAACTTTACGAAGCCACTGTGA
- the LOC127067459 gene encoding myc box-dependent-interacting protein 1 isoform X1, translating into MAESKGALIAKTVQKHAGRAKEKFLQNLGKVDRTADDILDEHLQNFTRQQYSANRLQKEFNNYIRCVRAVQVASKTLMDSLNEIYESQWTGHDLLYVQAQNLDMLWQDFTHKLADQVLVPLNTYQSQFPEMRKKIDKRGRKLVDYDSQRHNFQSLQCNLKKRDEIKVSRGKELLEEAKRTYEQLNSELHDELPALYDSRVLFLVTNLQTLFAAEQVFHAESAKVYSELEAIVDKLANESQRGSYTLKKNTEPQSPKSPNANSTLIINTQPAQNNISAGKNEFVGILPIMLDLSVEDSVPPARDTSPTTQLNGNANSNANSNDNSLNNQDASPQSTVVPTKCVEELYDIPVDVEYENGTNFSAGATTDNLPPGVLYRVKTTYKYSQEDVDELSFDVGEIIRVVKYDDPEEQEEGWLMGIKEGTNEKGMFPANFTKPL; encoded by the exons tTCCTTCAGAATCTCGGGAAGGTCGACAGAACAGCGGACGACATACTTGACGAGCACCTACAGAACTTCACCAGACAGCAATATTCCGCCAACAGGCTGCAAAAGGAGTTCAACAATTACATCAGGTGTGTTCGAG CTGTACAAGTGGCCTCGAAGACATTGATGGACTCCCTCAATGAAATCTATGAGAGTCAATGGACTGGTCATGATCTTCTTTATGTGCAAGCACAAAACTTGGATATGTTGTGGCAGGATTTTACTCACAAACTTGCGGACCAAGTATTGGTACCTCTCAACACATATCAAAGTCAATTTCCTGAAATGaga aaaaaaattgacaaaCGTGGACGAAAGCTGGTAGACTATGATAGTCAAAGACACAATTTCCAATCTCTCCAATGTAAtctaaaaaagagagatgaaattaAAGTATCTCGAGGCAAGGAACTTTTGGAAGAAGCAAAACGTACATACGAGCAACTAAACTCAGAACTTCACGACGAATTGCCAGCTTTGTACGATTCTCGTGTTTTATTCCTTGTTACCAATTTACAAACTTTATTCGCTGCTGAACAAGTTTTTCATGCCGAGAGTGCCAAG gTCTATTCCGAATTAGAGGCAATTGTTGATAAACTTGCCAATGAAAGTCAAAGAGGATCTTATACGTTGAAAAAGAACACCGAACCCCAATCGCCAAAATCACCAAATGCCAACTCAac CTTGATAATAAATACACAACCGGCACAAAACAACATCTCGGCAGGTAAAAACGAATTCGTTGGTATATTACCAATTATGCTTGATTTAT CTGTGGAGGACTCGGTGCCACCAGCTAGAGACACGTCGCCAACAACCCAATTAAATGGCAATGCTAACAGCAATGCTAATAGCAATGATAATTCTCTCAATAACCAGGATGCTTCTCCGCAAAGTACAGTCGTACCTACCAAATGTGTTGAAGAATTATATGATATTCCAGTCg ACGTGGAATATGAAAATGGTACCAATTTCTCTGCAGGGGCGACAACGGACAATTTGCCACCTGGTGTTTTGTATAGGGTCAAGACAACATATAAATACAGTCAGGAAGATGTGGATGAATTGTCCTTTGACGTTGGTGAAATAATACGCGTCGTAAAATATGATGACCCAGAAGAACAG GAGGAGGGCTGGTTAATGGGTATCAAAGAGGgtacgaatgaaaaaggaatGTTTCCAGCAAACTTTACGAAGCCACTGTGA
- the LOC127067459 gene encoding amphiphysin isoform X3, which yields MAESKGALIAKTVQKHAGRAKEKFLQNLGKVDRTADDILDEHLQNFTRQQYSANRLQKEFNNYIRCVRAVQVASKTLMDSLNEIYESQWTGHDLLYVQAQNLDMLWQDFTHKLADQVLVPLNTYQSQFPEMRKKIDKRGRKLVDYDSQRHNFQSLQCNLKKRDEIKVSRGKELLEEAKRTYEQLNSELHDELPALYDSRVLFLVTNLQTLFAAEQVFHAESAKVYSELEAIVDKLANESQRGSYTLKKNTEPQSPKSPNANSTLIINTQPAQNNISAAVEDSVPPARDTSPTTQLNGNANSNANSNDNSLNNQDASPQSTVVPTKCVEELYDIPVDVEYENGTNFSAGATTDNLPPGVLYRVKTTYKYSQEDVDELSFDVGEIIRVVKYDDPEEQEEGWLMGIKEGTNEKGMFPANFTKPL from the exons tTCCTTCAGAATCTCGGGAAGGTCGACAGAACAGCGGACGACATACTTGACGAGCACCTACAGAACTTCACCAGACAGCAATATTCCGCCAACAGGCTGCAAAAGGAGTTCAACAATTACATCAGGTGTGTTCGAG CTGTACAAGTGGCCTCGAAGACATTGATGGACTCCCTCAATGAAATCTATGAGAGTCAATGGACTGGTCATGATCTTCTTTATGTGCAAGCACAAAACTTGGATATGTTGTGGCAGGATTTTACTCACAAACTTGCGGACCAAGTATTGGTACCTCTCAACACATATCAAAGTCAATTTCCTGAAATGaga aaaaaaattgacaaaCGTGGACGAAAGCTGGTAGACTATGATAGTCAAAGACACAATTTCCAATCTCTCCAATGTAAtctaaaaaagagagatgaaattaAAGTATCTCGAGGCAAGGAACTTTTGGAAGAAGCAAAACGTACATACGAGCAACTAAACTCAGAACTTCACGACGAATTGCCAGCTTTGTACGATTCTCGTGTTTTATTCCTTGTTACCAATTTACAAACTTTATTCGCTGCTGAACAAGTTTTTCATGCCGAGAGTGCCAAG gTCTATTCCGAATTAGAGGCAATTGTTGATAAACTTGCCAATGAAAGTCAAAGAGGATCTTATACGTTGAAAAAGAACACCGAACCCCAATCGCCAAAATCACCAAATGCCAACTCAac CTTGATAATAAATACACAACCGGCACAAAACAACATCTCGGCAG CTGTGGAGGACTCGGTGCCACCAGCTAGAGACACGTCGCCAACAACCCAATTAAATGGCAATGCTAACAGCAATGCTAATAGCAATGATAATTCTCTCAATAACCAGGATGCTTCTCCGCAAAGTACAGTCGTACCTACCAAATGTGTTGAAGAATTATATGATATTCCAGTCg ACGTGGAATATGAAAATGGTACCAATTTCTCTGCAGGGGCGACAACGGACAATTTGCCACCTGGTGTTTTGTATAGGGTCAAGACAACATATAAATACAGTCAGGAAGATGTGGATGAATTGTCCTTTGACGTTGGTGAAATAATACGCGTCGTAAAATATGATGACCCAGAAGAACAG GAGGAGGGCTGGTTAATGGGTATCAAAGAGGgtacgaatgaaaaaggaatGTTTCCAGCAAACTTTACGAAGCCACTGTGA
- the LOC127067459 gene encoding myc box-dependent-interacting protein 1 isoform X2, with protein MAESKGALIAKTVQKHAGRAKEKFLQNLGKVDRTADDILDEHLQNFTRQQYSANRLQKEFNNYIRCVRAVQVASKTLMDSLNEIYESQWTGHDLLYVQAQNLDMLWQDFTHKLADQVLVPLNTYQSQFPEMRKKIDKRGRKLVDYDSQRHNFQSLQCNLKKRDEIKVSRGKELLEEAKRTYEQLNSELHDELPALYDSRVLFLVTNLQTLFAAEQVFHAESAKVYSELEAIVDKLANESQRGSYTLKKNTEPQSPKSPNANSTLIINTQPAQNNISAGKNEFVGILPIMLDLSVEDSVPPARDTSPTTQLNGNANSNANSNDNSLNNQDASPQSTVVPTKCVEELYDIPVGATTDNLPPGVLYRVKTTYKYSQEDVDELSFDVGEIIRVVKYDDPEEQEEGWLMGIKEGTNEKGMFPANFTKPL; from the exons tTCCTTCAGAATCTCGGGAAGGTCGACAGAACAGCGGACGACATACTTGACGAGCACCTACAGAACTTCACCAGACAGCAATATTCCGCCAACAGGCTGCAAAAGGAGTTCAACAATTACATCAGGTGTGTTCGAG CTGTACAAGTGGCCTCGAAGACATTGATGGACTCCCTCAATGAAATCTATGAGAGTCAATGGACTGGTCATGATCTTCTTTATGTGCAAGCACAAAACTTGGATATGTTGTGGCAGGATTTTACTCACAAACTTGCGGACCAAGTATTGGTACCTCTCAACACATATCAAAGTCAATTTCCTGAAATGaga aaaaaaattgacaaaCGTGGACGAAAGCTGGTAGACTATGATAGTCAAAGACACAATTTCCAATCTCTCCAATGTAAtctaaaaaagagagatgaaattaAAGTATCTCGAGGCAAGGAACTTTTGGAAGAAGCAAAACGTACATACGAGCAACTAAACTCAGAACTTCACGACGAATTGCCAGCTTTGTACGATTCTCGTGTTTTATTCCTTGTTACCAATTTACAAACTTTATTCGCTGCTGAACAAGTTTTTCATGCCGAGAGTGCCAAG gTCTATTCCGAATTAGAGGCAATTGTTGATAAACTTGCCAATGAAAGTCAAAGAGGATCTTATACGTTGAAAAAGAACACCGAACCCCAATCGCCAAAATCACCAAATGCCAACTCAac CTTGATAATAAATACACAACCGGCACAAAACAACATCTCGGCAGGTAAAAACGAATTCGTTGGTATATTACCAATTATGCTTGATTTAT CTGTGGAGGACTCGGTGCCACCAGCTAGAGACACGTCGCCAACAACCCAATTAAATGGCAATGCTAACAGCAATGCTAATAGCAATGATAATTCTCTCAATAACCAGGATGCTTCTCCGCAAAGTACAGTCGTACCTACCAAATGTGTTGAAGAATTATATGATATTCCAGTCg GGGCGACAACGGACAATTTGCCACCTGGTGTTTTGTATAGGGTCAAGACAACATATAAATACAGTCAGGAAGATGTGGATGAATTGTCCTTTGACGTTGGTGAAATAATACGCGTCGTAAAATATGATGACCCAGAAGAACAG GAGGAGGGCTGGTTAATGGGTATCAAAGAGGgtacgaatgaaaaaggaatGTTTCCAGCAAACTTTACGAAGCCACTGTGA
- the LOC127067459 gene encoding myc box-dependent-interacting protein 1 isoform X4 produces MAESKGALIAKTVQKHAGRAKEKFLQNLGKVDRTADDILDEHLQNFTRQQYSANRLQKEFNNYIRCVRAVQVASKTLMDSLNEIYESQWTGHDLLYVQAQNLDMLWQDFTHKLADQVLVPLNTYQSQFPEMRKKIDKRGRKLVDYDSQRHNFQSLQCNLKKRDEIKVSRGKELLEEAKRTYEQLNSELHDELPALYDSRVLFLVTNLQTLFAAEQVFHAESAKVYSELEAIVDKLANESQRGSYTLKKNTEPQSPKSPNANSTLIINTQPAQNNISADVEYENGTNFSAGATTDNLPPGVLYRVKTTYKYSQEDVDELSFDVGEIIRVVKYDDPEEQEEGWLMGIKEGTNEKGMFPANFTKPL; encoded by the exons tTCCTTCAGAATCTCGGGAAGGTCGACAGAACAGCGGACGACATACTTGACGAGCACCTACAGAACTTCACCAGACAGCAATATTCCGCCAACAGGCTGCAAAAGGAGTTCAACAATTACATCAGGTGTGTTCGAG CTGTACAAGTGGCCTCGAAGACATTGATGGACTCCCTCAATGAAATCTATGAGAGTCAATGGACTGGTCATGATCTTCTTTATGTGCAAGCACAAAACTTGGATATGTTGTGGCAGGATTTTACTCACAAACTTGCGGACCAAGTATTGGTACCTCTCAACACATATCAAAGTCAATTTCCTGAAATGaga aaaaaaattgacaaaCGTGGACGAAAGCTGGTAGACTATGATAGTCAAAGACACAATTTCCAATCTCTCCAATGTAAtctaaaaaagagagatgaaattaAAGTATCTCGAGGCAAGGAACTTTTGGAAGAAGCAAAACGTACATACGAGCAACTAAACTCAGAACTTCACGACGAATTGCCAGCTTTGTACGATTCTCGTGTTTTATTCCTTGTTACCAATTTACAAACTTTATTCGCTGCTGAACAAGTTTTTCATGCCGAGAGTGCCAAG gTCTATTCCGAATTAGAGGCAATTGTTGATAAACTTGCCAATGAAAGTCAAAGAGGATCTTATACGTTGAAAAAGAACACCGAACCCCAATCGCCAAAATCACCAAATGCCAACTCAac CTTGATAATAAATACACAACCGGCACAAAACAACATCTCGGCAG ACGTGGAATATGAAAATGGTACCAATTTCTCTGCAGGGGCGACAACGGACAATTTGCCACCTGGTGTTTTGTATAGGGTCAAGACAACATATAAATACAGTCAGGAAGATGTGGATGAATTGTCCTTTGACGTTGGTGAAATAATACGCGTCGTAAAATATGATGACCCAGAAGAACAG GAGGAGGGCTGGTTAATGGGTATCAAAGAGGgtacgaatgaaaaaggaatGTTTCCAGCAAACTTTACGAAGCCACTGTGA
- the LOC127067459 gene encoding myc box-dependent-interacting protein 1 isoform X6, with the protein MAESKGALIAKTVQKHAGRAKEKFLQNLGKVDRTADDILDEHLQNFTRQQYSANRLQKEFNNYIRCVRAVQVASKTLMDSLNEIYESQWTGHDLLYVQAQNLDMLWQDFTHKLADQVLVPLNTYQSQFPEMRKKIDKRGRKLVDYDSQRHNFQSLQCNLKKRDEIKVSRGKELLEEAKRTYEQLNSELHDELPALYDSRVLFLVTNLQTLFAAEQVFHAESAKVYSELEAIVDKLANESQRGSYTLKKNTEPQSPKSPNANSTLIINTQPAQNNISAGATTDNLPPGVLYRVKTTYKYSQEDVDELSFDVGEIIRVVKYDDPEEQEEGWLMGIKEGTNEKGMFPANFTKPL; encoded by the exons tTCCTTCAGAATCTCGGGAAGGTCGACAGAACAGCGGACGACATACTTGACGAGCACCTACAGAACTTCACCAGACAGCAATATTCCGCCAACAGGCTGCAAAAGGAGTTCAACAATTACATCAGGTGTGTTCGAG CTGTACAAGTGGCCTCGAAGACATTGATGGACTCCCTCAATGAAATCTATGAGAGTCAATGGACTGGTCATGATCTTCTTTATGTGCAAGCACAAAACTTGGATATGTTGTGGCAGGATTTTACTCACAAACTTGCGGACCAAGTATTGGTACCTCTCAACACATATCAAAGTCAATTTCCTGAAATGaga aaaaaaattgacaaaCGTGGACGAAAGCTGGTAGACTATGATAGTCAAAGACACAATTTCCAATCTCTCCAATGTAAtctaaaaaagagagatgaaattaAAGTATCTCGAGGCAAGGAACTTTTGGAAGAAGCAAAACGTACATACGAGCAACTAAACTCAGAACTTCACGACGAATTGCCAGCTTTGTACGATTCTCGTGTTTTATTCCTTGTTACCAATTTACAAACTTTATTCGCTGCTGAACAAGTTTTTCATGCCGAGAGTGCCAAG gTCTATTCCGAATTAGAGGCAATTGTTGATAAACTTGCCAATGAAAGTCAAAGAGGATCTTATACGTTGAAAAAGAACACCGAACCCCAATCGCCAAAATCACCAAATGCCAACTCAac CTTGATAATAAATACACAACCGGCACAAAACAACATCTCGGCAG GGGCGACAACGGACAATTTGCCACCTGGTGTTTTGTATAGGGTCAAGACAACATATAAATACAGTCAGGAAGATGTGGATGAATTGTCCTTTGACGTTGGTGAAATAATACGCGTCGTAAAATATGATGACCCAGAAGAACAG GAGGAGGGCTGGTTAATGGGTATCAAAGAGGgtacgaatgaaaaaggaatGTTTCCAGCAAACTTTACGAAGCCACTGTGA